From a single Okeanomitos corallinicola TIOX110 genomic region:
- a CDS encoding TVP38/TMEM64 family protein: MPNHKFRKFRLNRKLKFLCLTCLVITLIVVSQSINIQQNLQTFITWVENLGIWGPIGFIIIYNIGTLLFIPGSLLTINGGFLFGLFWGSVYVLIAAMIGAILAFVMGRYISKDWICQQLEKHPKFKAIDHAVTQEGWKIVLLTRLSPLFPFNLLNYAFGVTNVSIFDYILGSFGIIPGTVMYVYIGSITTNLTLISTNTQPTSLEIKIWQYILQAVGLIATIYVSFYITKIAQKALNEKIEPGDIKPRCIDK, encoded by the coding sequence ATGCCAAACCACAAATTCCGAAAATTCCGATTAAATCGAAAACTCAAATTTTTATGTTTAACTTGCCTAGTTATAACCCTAATAGTCGTTAGTCAATCTATTAACATTCAGCAAAATTTACAAACATTTATCACTTGGGTAGAAAATTTAGGTATTTGGGGACCGATTGGATTTATTATTATCTACAATATAGGCACTTTATTATTTATTCCCGGTTCATTATTAACTATCAACGGTGGCTTTTTATTCGGTTTATTTTGGGGTTCTGTATATGTTTTAATCGCTGCTATGATTGGCGCAATTTTAGCTTTTGTTATGGGTCGCTACATTTCCAAAGATTGGATTTGTCAACAACTAGAAAAACACCCTAAATTTAAAGCTATTGATCACGCAGTTACTCAGGAAGGCTGGAAAATAGTTTTATTAACTCGTCTCTCCCCTCTATTTCCTTTCAATTTATTAAATTATGCCTTTGGTGTTACTAACGTTTCTATATTTGACTATATCTTAGGTTCATTCGGCATAATTCCTGGTACTGTAATGTACGTTTATATTGGTTCTATTACCACTAATTTAACCCTGATTTCTACAAATACACAACCAACAAGTTTAGAAATTAAGATTTGGCAATATATCCTACAAGCAGTTGGTTTAATTGCTACAATTTATGTAAGTTTTTATATTACTAAAATAGCGCAAAAAGCATTGAATGAAAAAATTGAACCAGGAGACATAAAACCCAGATGTATTGATAAGTAA
- a CDS encoding TVP38/TMEM64 family protein, with protein sequence MHNLISQPQILNLKTSNKLRKLCKLGILTLLSIIMVLIFKQDIVLAQEATNTSTFNPQTILRNALQWIDGLGAVGAIAFIGIYIIATVAFLPGSILTLGAGVLFDVVLGSIYVFIGATLGATLAFLVGRYLARNWVSSKIADNQKFAAIDNAVGKQGLKIVLLTRLSPIFPFNLLNYAFGVTAVSLKDYFLGCIGMIPGTIMYVYIGSLAGNLALIGTDNQPTNPTITWIIRIVGFMATVAVTVYVTKIAKKALEQEVTEDNS encoded by the coding sequence ATGCACAATCTAATTTCACAACCTCAAATCCTAAACTTGAAAACCTCAAATAAGCTACGGAAGCTATGTAAATTAGGAATTCTCACTTTATTATCAATTATCATGGTTTTAATTTTCAAACAAGATATAGTTTTAGCACAGGAAGCCACAAATACATCTACATTTAATCCCCAAACTATTTTAAGAAATGCTTTACAGTGGATTGATGGTTTAGGTGCAGTAGGAGCAATTGCTTTTATTGGCATTTATATTATTGCCACAGTTGCATTTTTACCAGGTTCGATTTTAACATTAGGAGCAGGTGTTTTATTTGATGTAGTTTTAGGTTCTATTTATGTATTTATCGGTGCAACTTTAGGTGCAACATTAGCATTTTTGGTTGGACGTTATTTAGCCAGAAATTGGGTAAGTAGTAAAATTGCAGATAATCAAAAATTTGCAGCGATTGATAATGCTGTTGGTAAGCAAGGATTAAAAATTGTTTTATTAACCCGACTTTCTCCGATTTTTCCTTTCAATTTATTAAACTATGCTTTTGGAGTGACTGCGGTTTCTTTAAAAGATTATTTCTTGGGTTGTATAGGGATGATTCCCGGTACAATTATGTATGTTTATATTGGTTCTTTAGCTGGAAATTTGGCTTTAATTGGGACTGACAATCAACCTACTAATCCTACTATTACATGGATAATTAGAATTGTGGGTTTTATGGCTACAGTAGCTGTTACAGTGTATGTAACTAAGATAGCGAAGAAGGCTTTAGAACAGGAGGTTACTGAGGATAATTCATGA